The genomic window TGGGTTACAACCTTTGTGACAATGCTTGGTGTAGGTTTTATTGCTCCAATAATTCCAATCTATGCTCAAACTTTAGGAGCTACAAACTTTGAAATAGGTTTAATATTTGGCTCATTTGCATTAGCAAGGACTTTAACACAGGTTCCTGTAGGGATTTTATCAGATATTTATGGAAAAAAATTTTTTATTGTAAGTGGAACATTCTTTTATGGCCTTTTTACCTTACTTTATAATTTTGTTAATACTGTTTTTGATCTTTTAATTGTTAGGGCTTTAACAGGAGCTTTTTCTTCTTTTGTAACACCAGTAGCAGGATCTTATGTAGCAGCTATTGCTCCAAAAGATAGATTGGGAGAATACATGGGTATTTTCAATTCTGCAATTACATTAGGTTTTGGTGTAGGGCCTTTTATAGGTGGAACTTTAGCTGATATATATGGAATTAAAACACCATTTTATTTTTGTGGATTTTTAGGAATATTAGCAGCAATTATAAGCTACACTAAACTTGAAGATATTAAATTTAAAAAAGAAAATTGTGATAAAATCTCACTTGAGTTTTTAAAGAATAAAAACTTTTTATACTCATTTATTATTAACACGTCAAATGTTATGATGAATGCAGGGATAATTACTTATTTAGGAATATATACAATTAAATATGGAATAAGTATAGCCCAAATAGGTTCTATGATTGCAGGGACTAATTTATTAATGGCTGCACTACAAAGAAGTTTTGGAAAGTTGTATGATAAGCTAGGAAAAGTGGTTATTATATTTGGGATATGTATTGCTTCATGTGGAGTTTATTTTCTATCTCTCTCATCATCATTTTGGAAAATAATGTTTTCATTAGCAACTGTGGCCATAGGTATTTCAATGTGCTCTCCTGCAACAACATCAATTGCTGTTAAAGACATTCCACCATATAGGAAAGGAGGAGCTATGGGAATTTTTACTACAAGTATAAATATAGGAATGTTTTTAGGTTCAGTATTTTTTGGATTTTTGGCAGATATTTTTGGAATAAGTGGGATGTTCAAAGCATCAGCAATGTTTTCAATTATAGTAGGATTTATATGTTATTTAAAAATAAGAGAATAATAATAAAATTCAAGGTGATGTGAATGTCATTTTTGATACAAGCAAAAACATATCTATTAATGGCATTCCTTATAGGTTTAATATATGCTATTTGCCTACTACTCCATATTCCTCCAATATTTGCTATTATTATAGCTTTGATACCAAATTTAATAGCCTACTTCTTAAGTGATAAAATAGTTTTGGCAAGTTATGGTGCAAGGATCTTAGATGAGCATGAAATGCCATGGTTACATGATATAGTAAGGAGAGTTGCTAGAAAAGCAGGGATTCCAAAACCAAAAGTAGCTATTGTCCCAATAGCTACTCCTAATGCTTTTGCTACTGGTAGAAATCCAGAAAATGCTGTTGTAGCAGTTACTGAAGGGATATTAAATATTCTTTCACCAGAGGAGTTAGAAGGGGTTATAGGGCATGAGATAGCTCATATAAAGCATAGGGATATATTATTAGCCACTATAGTAGCAACCTTAGCAGGAGCAATAACATATATAGCTGAATGGTTTATGTGGTTTGGTCATTTCTTTGTTTCTGAAGAAGAAGAGAACCCATTGCAAATAGTAGCTACCCTACTATTAATAATCCTTGCCCCAATTGCAGCTACTTTAATACAATTAGCCATATCAAGGCAAAGGGAGTTTTACGCAGATGAAGATGGGGCTAGATGGACACACCCATTATGGCTTGCAAATGCTTTAGCTAAATTGGAAAGAAGTGTTGAATTATACCCTCTAAAAGAAGGAAATCCTGCAACAGCTCATCTATTTATAGTAAATCCATTTAGAGGAGATTTTATAGCTAAACTCTTCTCTACCCATCCACCAACAGAAGAGAGAATAAGAAGATTAATGGAGATGTATAAGAGAGGATGGAGATGAAAATTGTAACTGTTGATAAATTAAAGAAAATGATCAGAAATAATGAAGATATAAGTGAGATAGACATTGTCACTACAGCGACCTGTGGAATAATGTCTGGAACTATGGCAGTTTTCCACATTCCTTTTAATGATAAATTTAGAAAAGCTGAAAAGATTTATTTAGATGGCTATAAAGGATTTGTTGGACCTTGTCCTAATGAGTACTTGGGAAAAGTTGATGCAGTATTTTTTAGAAATGGTTTTCTTTTTAAAAGGTTAGTTAAAGGAGAAGAATTGGAAGCTAAGGTTTTAGCTGATAATAAATACTATAATAACATAATAACTATAAATGATCTACAAAAGGCTGAAATGATTGGGACAAGGATGTGTTTTAAAAATTATTCAGCCATAACAAACCTGTCAGATAAACCTGTTAAAACAATTTTTCATAGACTGCCATTAAAGAGAGGAGAAGCTTCTTTCTCTGGTTGTGGTGAATTTAATCCTTTGGAAAATATGGTTATTAAAAATGAAAAGGATTTAATAGGAAAAAGAGCTTTATTAAATGGTGCTGATGCTTTAATATTAGGATTTGGGACAAGAGCTAGTTTAGAAAAACCAAATTTAATGATTTCTGCTGATATGAAAGAAATGGACAGTTATTATTTGGGTGGATTTTTGACAGGTGATGGTGAAGAAGTTTTTAATACAGTGGCTATTGCAGTAGATGTTAAACAACATATTGAAGCTTTAAAAAAGTTAGATAAAGATATAGCATTACCTTTAGTAAATATTTTTGGTAGGGAGATAATAGATATCTCTAACTATGGAGAAGTTTGGGAAAATGTAGATTTAAGACCAAAATTACATAAAGATAGGTGTAAAAATTGTAAAAATTGTTTAGCTGAGGAATATTGCCCAACAATGGCTATAAAAAAAATAAATGGAGAAATAAAGATTTCTAAAGATTGTTTTGGATGTGGAATTTGTAGTATTTGTCCACATGGTGTTTTTGAAATAAAATTGGGATCTATATGTGGCATACCTATAACATGTAGGCAATCAGATAGAAAAAGAGCTTTAGATTTAGCTAAAGAATTAAAAAAGAGATTAGAAAAGTCATTTATTTTCTAATTTTAATATAGCTTCAGCAATATCTCCATTACACTCCTCTAAAGCTTTTTTAGCTTCTTCATAAGAAACATTACATTGCTCAGCTACAAGCTTTATATCATCTTCAGTAATTTCAACTTTAACATCTCTTTTAACCTTTTTTGGTTTTCCTGTTAATGAATATGTTTTAATTCCCATAACATCCATAACTTGAACTTTTGGTTCATCAAAATGCCACTCTTCATCATCAAATATAAATATAACTTTTCTGACATTCAAATCTTTTGCATCCATACCAAAATCTTTCATCATTTTTTGCATTTGTTTTAACATCCTAGGGTTTATTTTTCCTGGAAACATAAAGAATCACCTTATTAATGAGCTGATAATAAATGCTAATAATACTAGGTTCATAATAATTTTTATTTCTTTTGAAACTTCCTTAGCATTCTGATGTCTTAAAAGCTTAACTATTGATATTAAAAATAGAAAGTCACAAGCAGATATTAAGATAAGGTAATAGATATTGAAGATATTTAAAATGTATGGTATGAAGCTAAAAACAATAGCTAATATTAATAGAAAACCTGAGAAATATAA from Methanocaldococcus villosus KIN24-T80 includes these protein-coding regions:
- a CDS encoding MFS transporter; this encodes MDKNLFIIWVTTFVTMLGVGFIAPIIPIYAQTLGATNFEIGLIFGSFALARTLTQVPVGILSDIYGKKFFIVSGTFFYGLFTLLYNFVNTVFDLLIVRALTGAFSSFVTPVAGSYVAAIAPKDRLGEYMGIFNSAITLGFGVGPFIGGTLADIYGIKTPFYFCGFLGILAAIISYTKLEDIKFKKENCDKISLEFLKNKNFLYSFIINTSNVMMNAGIITYLGIYTIKYGISIAQIGSMIAGTNLLMAALQRSFGKLYDKLGKVVIIFGICIASCGVYFLSLSSSFWKIMFSLATVAIGISMCSPATTSIAVKDIPPYRKGGAMGIFTTSINIGMFLGSVFFGFLADIFGISGMFKASAMFSIIVGFICYLKIRE
- a CDS encoding zinc metalloprotease HtpX, with the protein product MSFLIQAKTYLLMAFLIGLIYAICLLLHIPPIFAIIIALIPNLIAYFLSDKIVLASYGARILDEHEMPWLHDIVRRVARKAGIPKPKVAIVPIATPNAFATGRNPENAVVAVTEGILNILSPEELEGVIGHEIAHIKHRDILLATIVATLAGAITYIAEWFMWFGHFFVSEEEENPLQIVATLLLIILAPIAATLIQLAISRQREFYADEDGARWTHPLWLANALAKLERSVELYPLKEGNPATAHLFIVNPFRGDFIAKLFSTHPPTEERIRRLMEMYKRGWR
- a CDS encoding methanogenesis marker 16 metalloprotein, whose product is MKIVTVDKLKKMIRNNEDISEIDIVTTATCGIMSGTMAVFHIPFNDKFRKAEKIYLDGYKGFVGPCPNEYLGKVDAVFFRNGFLFKRLVKGEELEAKVLADNKYYNNIITINDLQKAEMIGTRMCFKNYSAITNLSDKPVKTIFHRLPLKRGEASFSGCGEFNPLENMVIKNEKDLIGKRALLNGADALILGFGTRASLEKPNLMISADMKEMDSYYLGGFLTGDGEEVFNTVAIAVDVKQHIEALKKLDKDIALPLVNIFGREIIDISNYGEVWENVDLRPKLHKDRCKNCKNCLAEEYCPTMAIKKINGEIKISKDCFGCGICSICPHGVFEIKLGSICGIPITCRQSDRKRALDLAKELKKRLEKSFIF
- a CDS encoding nascent polypeptide-associated complex protein, translated to MFPGKINPRMLKQMQKMMKDFGMDAKDLNVRKVIFIFDDEEWHFDEPKVQVMDVMGIKTYSLTGKPKKVKRDVKVEITEDDIKLVAEQCNVSYEEAKKALEECNGDIAEAILKLENK